A portion of the Flavobacteriales bacterium genome contains these proteins:
- a CDS encoding addiction module protein: MKLTVNIKDQSKIAAFLSLIKEMDYIEIVNEDSQELPVEHRNLLDQRLKRIEKGETSFKDWELIKKKYENKAF, translated from the coding sequence ATGAAACTTACTGTTAATATAAAGGATCAAAGTAAGATAGCTGCATTTCTTAGTCTAATTAAGGAGATGGATTATATTGAGATTGTTAATGAAGATTCACAGGAATTGCCAGTGGAGCATAGAAATTTACTTGATCAAAGATTAAAAAGAATAGAAAAAGGAGAAACAAGCTTTAAAGATTGGGAGCTGATTAAAAAGAAATATGAAAACAAAGCCTTTTAG
- a CDS encoding acyl-CoA dehydrogenase family protein: MAQDLFQAPDYYQLDELLTEEQKMVRDAARDWVKKEISPIIEQYCQEAKFPQHIKQGLGEIGAFGPYIPEEYGGAGLDQMSYGLIMQELERGDSGVRSTASVQSSLVMYPIWKYGTEEQRKKFLPKLASGEFLGAFGLTEPNHGSNPGGMETKIEDKGDHYLLNGAKMWISNAPFCDVAVVWAKNEEGRIKGILVERGMEGFTTPETHNKWSLRASATGELVFDNVKVPKENLLPGKDGLGAPLGCLDSARFGIAWGAIGAAMDCYDTALRYSQERTQFGRPIGSFQLQQKKLAEMITEITKAQLLTWRLGNLRNEGRATSAQISMAKRNNVEMAMNIARDARQMLGGMGITGEYSIMRHMMNLESVVTYEGTHDIHLLITGLDVTGLNAFKN, translated from the coding sequence ATGGCTCAAGATTTATTCCAAGCGCCAGACTATTATCAACTGGACGAACTACTTACCGAAGAGCAAAAAATGGTAAGAGATGCAGCAAGAGACTGGGTAAAAAAAGAAATATCACCAATCATAGAACAATACTGTCAAGAAGCTAAATTTCCACAACATATCAAACAAGGTTTGGGAGAAATTGGAGCGTTTGGTCCTTATATTCCAGAAGAATATGGAGGAGCAGGACTTGATCAGATGTCTTATGGATTGATCATGCAAGAACTAGAAAGAGGAGACTCTGGAGTACGTTCTACTGCATCTGTTCAATCTTCTTTGGTAATGTATCCGATCTGGAAATACGGAACAGAAGAACAAAGAAAGAAATTCTTGCCAAAATTGGCATCAGGTGAGTTTTTAGGAGCTTTTGGGCTTACAGAACCTAATCATGGTTCGAACCCAGGAGGAATGGAGACAAAAATTGAGGACAAAGGAGATCATTATTTGCTAAATGGTGCAAAAATGTGGATTTCTAATGCACCTTTTTGCGATGTAGCCGTTGTATGGGCAAAGAATGAAGAAGGACGAATTAAAGGAATTCTTGTAGAGCGAGGTATGGAAGGGTTTACCACTCCAGAAACGCATAATAAATGGTCTCTAAGAGCTTCGGCAACCGGAGAGCTTGTTTTTGATAATGTAAAAGTTCCAAAAGAAAATCTATTACCCGGTAAAGATGGTCTTGGAGCCCCTCTAGGATGTTTGGATTCCGCTCGTTTTGGAATTGCTTGGGGAGCGATTGGTGCAGCCATGGATTGCTATGACACAGCATTAAGATATTCTCAAGAAAGAACACAATTTGGTCGTCCAATAGGATCATTCCAATTACAACAAAAGAAATTGGCAGAAATGATTACCGAAATCACCAAAGCACAATTGCTTACTTGGAGATTAGGAAACCTAAGGAACGAAGGAAGAGCCACTTCTGCCCAAATTTCTATGGCAAAAAGAAACAATGTAGAAATGGCAATGAATATCGCCAGAGATGCACGTCAAATGCTTGGGGGAATGGGAATCACAGGAGAATACTCTATCATGCGCCACATGATGAACCTAGAGTCTGTAGTGACTTATGAAGGAACACATGATATCCATCTTCTCATCACAGGATTAGACGTTACAGGACTAAACGCCTTTAAAAACTAA
- a CDS encoding DUF3667 domain-containing protein produces MITCKNCTTELSTDAKYCPKCGQKAGEKLTMGLLFKDTVSNYLSFDSAFFRTIFPLISRPGKVARAFYEGQRAHYFHPAKFYLFISFLFFLIITLTDRAMESECPDYSPTKSEVTIKSDTIWDTQNDTFYVTKSYAINHGSSIDKPTTKTVSENINIEDLPSKDEQKAPKSLEENDPSAFSFSIDNWGFFNDTWVGRKSSIGFGNLIEKKGGDFLSVIVSQIPLTIFLSIPVFAFLFWLILFKLKIGYAGHFVFSLYFFAVCYILMMPLLIFGDYLDFEGIFILAGYALVVLFYLILAIRKMYLLSWFKSILTGLIQSALYLLLIVPMTVVVLFLVVFIWYS; encoded by the coding sequence ATGATTACCTGTAAAAATTGTACAACCGAACTAAGCACTGATGCTAAATATTGCCCAAAATGCGGGCAGAAAGCAGGAGAAAAGCTCACGATGGGCTTGTTATTTAAAGATACTGTATCAAATTACCTTTCATTTGATTCGGCATTTTTCAGAACGATATTCCCACTCATTTCCCGTCCAGGAAAAGTTGCTCGTGCCTTTTACGAAGGACAAAGGGCTCATTATTTTCATCCTGCCAAATTCTATCTATTCATTTCCTTCCTCTTTTTTCTTATCATTACACTTACAGATCGTGCAATGGAAAGTGAATGTCCCGATTATTCTCCCACAAAATCGGAAGTGACAATTAAAAGTGATACCATTTGGGATACTCAAAATGACACTTTCTATGTTACAAAATCTTATGCAATTAACCACGGAAGCTCTATTGATAAACCAACTACTAAAACAGTTTCTGAGAATATAAACATTGAAGATTTACCTAGTAAAGATGAGCAAAAAGCACCAAAATCTTTAGAAGAAAACGATCCTTCGGCATTTAGTTTTAGTATTGACAATTGGGGCTTTTTTAATGACACTTGGGTGGGAAGAAAAAGCTCTATTGGATTTGGGAATCTCATAGAGAAAAAAGGAGGCGATTTTTTAAGTGTCATCGTTTCTCAAATTCCTCTGACAATTTTCCTGTCCATTCCTGTATTTGCTTTTTTGTTTTGGTTAATACTCTTTAAACTAAAAATCGGTTATGCGGGTCATTTTGTCTTTAGTCTCTACTTTTTTGCCGTCTGTTATATTTTAATGATGCCTTTACTCATTTTTGGCGACTATCTTGATTTTGAAGGAATATTTATCCTTGCCGGTTATGCTTTGGTTGTATTATTTTATCTCATATTGGCAATACGGAAAATGTATCTTCTTAGCTGGTTTAAATCCATACTTACAGGGCTTATTCAATCGGCACTCTACCTTTTATTGATTGTTCCCATGACGGTTGTTGTGCTATTTTTGGTAGTGTTTATATGGTATAGTTAG
- the era gene encoding GTPase Era — protein sequence MHKSGFVNIIGNPNVGKSTLMNALLGEKLSIITAKAQTTRHRIFGIFNDEETQIVFSDTPGIIKPHYGLQTNMMQFAEETLRDADIMILMMTPKERKLKDEKFLNSIKKMEIPVLLLINKIDASDQVEVENAVDFWQVELPNAEIIPVSALEKFNTDSLLNRIKSLLSEGPPYFDKEALTDKPERFFVSEIIREKILLNYQKEIPYSVEVEVESFKEEPNITKISTVIYVARNSQKGIIIGHKGKDIKRVGIQARKDIEKFLGTKVFLEIFVKVSKNWRDNEKSLRKFGYQQ from the coding sequence ATGCATAAATCTGGATTCGTAAACATCATTGGAAACCCAAATGTGGGTAAATCAACATTAATGAATGCTCTTCTTGGTGAAAAACTTTCTATTATCACCGCTAAGGCACAAACCACACGTCATCGTATTTTCGGAATTTTTAATGATGAAGAGACTCAGATTGTATTTTCTGATACTCCAGGGATTATCAAACCGCATTATGGACTACAAACCAATATGATGCAGTTTGCAGAGGAAACTTTACGTGATGCGGATATCATGATCTTAATGATGACACCAAAAGAACGTAAGCTAAAGGATGAAAAATTCCTTAATTCTATTAAAAAAATGGAAATTCCTGTGCTTTTGTTGATCAATAAAATTGATGCTTCGGATCAAGTGGAAGTGGAAAATGCTGTGGATTTTTGGCAAGTGGAACTTCCAAATGCCGAAATTATTCCTGTATCTGCACTTGAAAAGTTTAATACAGACTCTCTTTTGAACCGTATTAAAAGTCTTCTTTCAGAAGGCCCTCCATATTTTGATAAAGAAGCTCTTACAGACAAACCTGAACGATTTTTTGTATCGGAAATTATTCGAGAAAAAATCTTATTAAATTATCAAAAAGAGATTCCATATTCTGTAGAAGTAGAAGTAGAATCTTTTAAAGAAGAACCCAATATCACCAAAATATCTACCGTAATTTATGTTGCCAGAAATTCTCAAAAGGGAATAATCATCGGTCATAAAGGAAAGGACATCAAACGTGTTGGAATCCAAGCTCGAAAAGACATAGAGAAATTCTTAGGAACTAAAGTTTTCTTAGAAATCTTTGTAAAAGTGAGCAAAAACTGGAGAGATAACGAGAAGTCTTTAAGAAAGTTTGGATATCAACAATAA
- the der gene encoding ribosome biogenesis GTPase Der: MSNIVAVVGRPNVGKSTLFNRLTQTRQAIVDEFSGVTRDRHYGKVEWNGQIFSLIDTGGYVQGSDDVFEAEIRKQVDLAIEEANLIIFVVDVISGITDLDESVARVLRKIDKPTLVAVNKVDNGERLIEANEFYGLGMGEFFPISSINGSGTGELLDAVTSELPPIPDELESGLPRFTLIGRPNVGKSSMLNALLGKEKNIVTDIAGTTRDSLDVEYNMYGHHFIMVDTAGIRRKKKVAEDLEFYSVMRSIRAIENSDVCIIMLDATRTLDAQDINIFHLAQKNEKGIVVLVNKWDLVEKETNTIRDIENQIRKRTAPFSDFPIVFTSALTKQRIHKALDEAMKVYERKTTKISTSKLNDFFLPVVNHTPPPATKGKYIKIKYVTQLPTAVPSFAFFCNLPQYIKDPYKRFLENKLRDHFNFSGVPVRFFFRKK; this comes from the coding sequence ATGTCAAATATAGTAGCTGTAGTAGGAAGACCCAATGTAGGGAAATCTACCCTTTTTAATAGATTAACACAAACTCGTCAAGCAATTGTAGATGAATTTAGTGGAGTAACACGAGATCGTCATTATGGTAAAGTGGAATGGAACGGTCAAATTTTCTCTTTGATAGATACGGGTGGATATGTTCAAGGTTCTGATGATGTTTTTGAGGCCGAAATTCGAAAACAAGTAGATTTAGCAATTGAAGAAGCCAATTTGATCATTTTCGTGGTGGATGTTATTTCTGGAATTACAGATTTAGATGAATCTGTGGCTCGTGTTCTTAGAAAGATTGATAAACCTACTTTGGTGGCCGTAAACAAAGTAGATAATGGAGAAAGACTTATTGAAGCCAATGAATTTTATGGTTTAGGAATGGGAGAATTTTTCCCAATTTCTTCGATCAATGGTTCGGGTACTGGAGAATTGCTAGATGCAGTGACCTCAGAGCTTCCTCCTATTCCAGATGAATTAGAGTCTGGATTACCAAGATTCACACTAATCGGACGACCGAATGTGGGGAAATCATCTATGCTAAATGCACTGCTTGGAAAAGAAAAAAATATTGTTACTGATATTGCTGGAACAACTAGAGACTCTTTAGATGTTGAGTATAATATGTATGGGCATCATTTTATTATGGTGGATACGGCTGGTATTCGTAGAAAGAAAAAAGTAGCGGAAGACTTGGAATTTTATTCGGTGATGCGATCCATCCGTGCAATAGAGAATTCTGATGTTTGTATCATCATGCTAGATGCCACACGTACTTTAGATGCTCAAGATATCAATATCTTCCATTTGGCTCAAAAGAATGAAAAAGGAATTGTAGTTTTAGTAAACAAATGGGATTTGGTAGAAAAAGAAACCAATACCATTCGTGATATAGAAAATCAGATCCGAAAAAGAACAGCTCCTTTTTCAGATTTCCCAATTGTATTTACTTCTGCCCTTACTAAACAAAGGATTCACAAGGCTTTGGATGAGGCAATGAAAGTTTATGAAAGAAAAACCACCAAGATTTCAACAAGTAAACTCAACGATTTCTTCCTTCCAGTGGTAAATCATACTCCACCTCCTGCTACAAAAGGTAAATATATTAAAATCAAATATGTAACTCAGCTTCCTACGGCAGTACCGAGTTTTGCATTTTTCTGTAATCTTCCACAATATATTAAGGATCCTTATAAGCGATTTTTGGAAAACAAACTGAGAGATCATTTCAATTTTTCGGGAGTTCCTGTGAGATTCTTTTTTAGAAAGAAATAG
- a CDS encoding iron dicitrate transport regulator FecR, which yields MISKQLLQQCKNAIKARQKITFMIGAGLSAESGIPTFRGKEGYWTIGSKNYMPEEMATQKMFKKCPEELWKWYLYRIAEAEKVKPNIGHLILNKLEKKYPESFHLISQNVDGLHTVAGNSLSHSYFIHGDLSYVRCSNDCTNTLFPFPKELNLRHRTKKTSITAEERSKLSCDRCHAWLRPHVLWFDEYYNEEFFKWESSLKIANETGVLILIGTTGMTNLPQHIFEIAYRNKAQIVEVNPNETHFSSLLKDYPNGEIYSTKGSIFLSELFEALQ from the coding sequence ATGATTAGTAAACAACTTCTTCAACAGTGTAAGAACGCTATTAAAGCCCGTCAAAAAATCACTTTTATGATAGGAGCGGGACTGTCTGCCGAAAGTGGAATTCCTACTTTTAGAGGAAAAGAAGGCTATTGGACCATAGGTTCTAAAAACTATATGCCAGAAGAAATGGCGACCCAAAAGATGTTTAAGAAATGCCCTGAGGAACTTTGGAAATGGTATTTATATAGAATAGCTGAGGCTGAAAAAGTGAAGCCTAATATAGGACATTTGATTCTCAATAAACTCGAAAAGAAATACCCTGAAAGCTTTCACCTTATTTCTCAAAATGTAGACGGACTACACACAGTGGCAGGAAATTCTTTATCTCATAGTTATTTTATACATGGAGATTTGTCTTATGTTCGGTGCAGTAATGATTGTACCAATACGTTGTTCCCTTTTCCAAAAGAGCTTAATTTAAGACATAGAACAAAAAAGACTTCAATAACGGCAGAGGAAAGGTCGAAGCTTAGCTGCGATAGATGTCATGCATGGCTAAGGCCTCATGTTTTGTGGTTTGATGAATATTATAATGAAGAATTCTTCAAGTGGGAAAGCTCATTAAAAATTGCGAATGAAACAGGGGTACTCATTCTTATAGGTACAACAGGAATGACGAATTTACCCCAGCATATTTTCGAAATTGCCTATAGAAATAAAGCTCAAATAGTAGAAGTAAATCCAAACGAAACCCATTTTTCTTCACTCTTAAAAGATTATCCCAATGGCGAAATATATTCCACAAAAGGAAGCATATTCTTATCAGAACTATTTGAAGCTTTACAATAA
- a CDS encoding M43 family zinc metalloprotease has protein sequence MTKKLFFALSLVFGFGAMAQHHCPTTDHELEERYKGKPEVLKEIRENQAAFRQMTKNDAFGVRTNDSMNYIPVVFHVLYEEAGDNLSREKILEQLTILNNDIQRKNADKVNTPDYYITPEHESIIEFANPIDDKSNLTGTSRYIVIQGGNEDNAADFDANTPSGDRLVIYFTQDTTYINKPNLTASFGETITYKNIDLSVDSTQAQIKDALMAILSNTMTDEFTYSDASAGLIPAVRIKNKKKGTATHVAVGLTSGTKIYSEAKTQTVGGVIARGAKIQFELAKIDPDGNPTTGINRIYSDRSINKNWKDVNGAIGENIYKNNPKFVTTWDAKKYFNIWVVNSIASSPGGTILGFAQFPSELDFKTHTDGVVIRKDRVGNTFASLGRTLSHEAGHWLGLRHIWGDDDGLQYIPPAYRNQIDLNQDGSISNSEFAATSGTLREIAVDALSAGSDNVEDTPEQGNRTPNICPTGEVAGELGTPHGDMYQNYMDYSNDDCMNLFTDGQTKVMKSSLKAFRKDIWTETNLMATGLSKNFDAATLKPGFNVLFEKTTILEGGNIDMEAEASFVDGSSNYEWTFPGSNLAAKTGQSVNVTFADPGVYSVELKVTNGNGSTTKKYKDVIVVNESSATHAGPLYMTFNNFSSINGGWARTASTNPDDNIKGWSWSGETGKDGSGCVRVTSHKNSGKYVSSLVFKTMDFTNAKIGSANKKLSFDYAYAKRSLVDNDDRLRIMYRASNGDWKILATLSTNPSAYNTVAEEGMVTNGDSLLYNPYWEPTAADWKTYSVNIGSKLNSSKLQLKFEYFGRGGNPFYMDNLTVSNAPLNVEEETLENELTIAPNPTNGNAIIHIQNEELAQDARIEVKDILGKSYGIVSHELNANKNEIALSKVAPSLNNGVYFVTITLGNKVLSKKFVVNK, from the coding sequence ATGACAAAAAAATTATTTTTTGCTTTAAGTCTCGTGTTCGGTTTTGGAGCAATGGCACAACACCATTGTCCTACAACAGATCATGAACTTGAGGAGAGATACAAAGGTAAACCAGAGGTTCTTAAAGAAATTCGTGAGAATCAAGCAGCATTCCGTCAAATGACGAAAAATGATGCTTTTGGTGTACGTACAAACGATTCAATGAATTATATTCCTGTTGTTTTTCATGTTCTTTATGAAGAAGCAGGAGATAATTTATCACGTGAGAAAATTTTAGAACAGCTTACGATTCTAAACAATGATATTCAGAGAAAAAATGCTGATAAAGTAAATACACCTGATTATTATATTACCCCAGAGCATGAATCAATAATTGAATTTGCCAATCCTATTGATGATAAGAGTAATCTTACAGGAACTTCACGTTATATTGTAATTCAAGGAGGTAATGAAGATAATGCTGCTGATTTTGACGCCAATACTCCTAGTGGTGATAGACTGGTAATTTATTTTACACAAGACACAACATACATAAATAAACCAAATCTTACCGCTTCATTTGGAGAGACAATCACATACAAGAATATTGACCTTTCTGTAGATTCTACTCAAGCACAGATAAAAGATGCTTTAATGGCAATTTTATCAAACACAATGACAGATGAATTTACTTATTCAGATGCTTCAGCTGGATTAATTCCTGCTGTTAGAATAAAAAATAAGAAGAAAGGAACTGCCACTCACGTAGCAGTAGGATTAACTTCAGGTACAAAAATTTATTCAGAAGCTAAAACTCAAACAGTAGGAGGGGTGATCGCAAGAGGTGCTAAAATTCAATTTGAATTGGCTAAAATTGATCCTGATGGAAACCCAACAACGGGAATCAATAGAATTTACTCTGATAGATCAATAAACAAGAACTGGAAAGATGTTAATGGAGCAATAGGAGAGAATATTTATAAAAATAACCCGAAATTTGTTACAACTTGGGATGCCAAAAAGTACTTTAATATTTGGGTTGTAAATAGTATTGCTAGTAGTCCAGGTGGAACCATTTTAGGATTCGCTCAATTCCCATCAGAATTAGATTTTAAAACACACACAGATGGTGTTGTTATCAGAAAAGATAGAGTAGGTAATACATTTGCCAGTTTAGGGCGAACTTTATCACATGAGGCTGGGCACTGGTTAGGTTTAAGACATATTTGGGGAGATGATGATGGACTTCAATATATCCCGCCAGCTTATAGAAATCAGATTGATTTAAATCAAGACGGAAGCATTTCTAATTCAGAATTTGCAGCAACTTCAGGAACGCTAAGAGAAATTGCAGTTGATGCATTATCTGCAGGATCAGACAATGTAGAAGATACACCAGAACAAGGAAATAGAACTCCAAATATTTGTCCTACGGGAGAAGTTGCAGGAGAGCTTGGAACACCACATGGAGATATGTATCAAAACTATATGGATTATTCTAACGACGACTGTATGAATTTATTCACAGATGGTCAAACCAAAGTGATGAAGTCATCTCTTAAAGCTTTCAGAAAAGATATCTGGACAGAAACAAATTTGATGGCAACTGGATTGTCTAAGAATTTTGATGCTGCTACACTGAAACCAGGATTTAATGTATTGTTTGAAAAAACTACAATTTTAGAAGGTGGAAATATCGATATGGAAGCTGAAGCATCTTTTGTAGATGGATCTTCTAATTACGAATGGACTTTCCCAGGTTCAAATCTAGCTGCAAAAACTGGTCAATCAGTGAATGTTACATTTGCAGATCCAGGTGTATATAGTGTAGAGCTAAAAGTTACAAATGGTAATGGTTCAACAACTAAAAAATATAAAGATGTAATTGTAGTTAATGAATCTTCAGCTACGCATGCTGGACCTTTATATATGACTTTTAATAACTTCTCATCAATAAATGGTGGATGGGCAAGAACTGCATCAACTAACCCAGATGACAATATTAAAGGATGGAGCTGGTCTGGTGAGACAGGTAAAGATGGATCAGGTTGTGTAAGAGTAACCTCTCACAAAAATAGCGGAAAATATGTAAGCTCATTGGTATTTAAGACAATGGATTTTACAAATGCTAAAATAGGAAGTGCAAACAAAAAATTAAGCTTTGACTATGCTTATGCAAAACGTTCTTTAGTTGATAATGACGATAGACTAAGAATCATGTATAGAGCTTCTAATGGAGACTGGAAGATTCTAGCTACCTTATCTACAAATCCATCAGCGTATAACACTGTTGCGGAAGAAGGAATGGTAACTAATGGAGATAGTCTTCTATACAACCCATACTGGGAGCCAACTGCAGCGGATTGGAAAACATATTCTGTAAACATTGGTAGTAAGCTAAACAGCTCTAAACTTCAATTGAAATTCGAATATTTCGGACGAGGTGGAAACCCATTCTATATGGACAATCTAACAGTTTCGAATGCTCCATTGAATGTGGAAGAAGAAACCTTAGAAAATGAGTTGACAATTGCTCCAAACCCGACGAATGGAAACGCAATTATCCATATCCAAAATGAAGAGTTAGCTCAAGATGCAAGAATTGAAGTAAAAGATATTCTAGGAAAGTCTTACGGAATTGTTTCTCATGAATTGAATGCAAATAAAAACGAAATAGCTCTTTCAAAAGTGGCACCAAGCCTTAATAATGGAGTTTATTTTGTGACAATTACTTTAGGAAATAAAGTACTTAGTAAAAAGTTTGTGGTAAATAAATAA
- a CDS encoding NifU family protein produces MEKKQPVSIYAEITPNPAVMKFVANLVINPYDSVEYKEVSEVKNAPLAMELFQLPFVKEVFFAKNFVALTKTENIEWFEVALEVREKLQAYFQEGNKAILEDPYKGKEEERGMSVESLDEQYTPNLNGATPKNEVEEKIVSILEEYIKPSVAMDGGDVVFSSLEDGILKVKLQGACSGCPSATITLKQGIENLFLQMMPDHVTAVEQEL; encoded by the coding sequence ATGGAAAAGAAACAACCAGTTAGCATATATGCCGAAATCACTCCAAACCCTGCGGTGATGAAATTTGTGGCAAATTTAGTAATCAATCCTTATGATAGTGTTGAGTATAAAGAGGTCTCAGAAGTAAAAAATGCACCCTTGGCAATGGAACTATTTCAGTTGCCCTTTGTAAAAGAGGTATTTTTTGCAAAAAACTTTGTAGCACTCACCAAAACAGAAAATATTGAGTGGTTTGAAGTAGCTCTAGAAGTAAGAGAAAAGCTTCAGGCCTATTTTCAAGAAGGAAATAAAGCTATTTTAGAAGACCCTTATAAAGGAAAAGAAGAAGAGCGAGGAATGTCTGTTGAGAGTTTGGATGAGCAATACACACCAAATTTAAATGGAGCAACACCTAAAAATGAAGTGGAAGAAAAAATAGTCAGTATTCTAGAAGAATACATCAAACCCTCTGTAGCAATGGATGGTGGAGACGTAGTTTTTTCTAGCTTAGAAGACGGAATCCTAAAAGTAAAACTTCAAGGAGCATGTAGCGGATGTCCTTCTGCTACCATCACTCTAAAACAAGGAATAGAAAACCTCTTTTTACAAATGATGCCTGATCATGTAACTGCTGTAGAGCAAGAATTGTAA
- a CDS encoding DMT family transporter, with protein sequence MNKKILFSHIALFVANLIYAINFTVAKEVMPTYLQPLGFILLRVSGAVILFWLLHQLMKHKLKIDRKDWPRLILCGLSGVALNQMLFFKGLNLTTPINAAVIMTSTPILVFTGALLLKQEKLNWVRMIGLILGGIGAVGIILYGKTNMLSHAPNPGKGNLYVFINAACYASYLLLAKPLMQKYHPITIITLCFSIGWLVVLPFGWEEAFSAEYHLMPDYILFAIGFVILFTTFFTYLLNIIALKNVRASTVSFYIYSQPLLATFIAIIFSSDKLDFVKIVSGLAIFIGVYLVSAPKKSLKRKIVKD encoded by the coding sequence ATGAATAAAAAAATCCTTTTTTCACATATTGCACTTTTTGTTGCCAATTTGATATACGCAATCAATTTTACAGTGGCCAAGGAAGTGATGCCTACTTATTTACAGCCTTTAGGTTTTATTTTACTAAGAGTTTCTGGAGCCGTGATTCTGTTTTGGCTCTTGCACCAACTCATGAAACACAAGCTTAAAATAGACCGAAAAGACTGGCCAAGGCTGATACTTTGTGGATTATCAGGAGTAGCACTCAATCAAATGTTGTTTTTCAAAGGTTTGAACCTTACAACACCTATCAATGCAGCGGTTATTATGACTTCCACACCGATATTGGTATTTACAGGAGCTCTTTTGCTAAAGCAAGAAAAGCTCAATTGGGTTCGAATGATCGGACTTATTTTAGGAGGAATTGGCGCTGTAGGAATTATCCTATATGGGAAAACCAATATGTTGAGTCATGCACCAAATCCAGGAAAGGGAAATCTGTATGTATTTATCAATGCCGCTTGCTATGCAAGTTATTTGTTATTGGCTAAGCCCCTCATGCAAAAATATCACCCTATAACGATTATTACACTCTGTTTCTCAATTGGGTGGTTAGTTGTTCTGCCTTTTGGTTGGGAAGAAGCTTTTTCGGCAGAATACCATCTTATGCCTGATTATATCTTATTTGCAATTGGTTTTGTAATTCTTTTCACCACTTTTTTCACGTATTTACTCAATATCATTGCATTAAAAAATGTGAGAGCCTCTACAGTGAGTTTCTATATTTATTCTCAGCCACTATTAGCAACGTTTATCGCAATAATTTTCAGTTCAGATAAATTAGATTTTGTTAAAATAGTTTCTGGTTTGGCCATTTTTATTGGAGTGTATTTAGTGAGTGCCCCCAAAAAGAGCTTAAAAAGAAAAATCGTAAAAGATTGA